In the genome of Candidatus Epulonipiscium sp., one region contains:
- the fliQ gene encoding flagellar biosynthesis protein FliQ — translation MEQLIIDLAQDALMTVIKVSAPMLLMGLIVGLAVSIFQTTTSIQEPTLAFIPKILAVLAAILIFGPWMLTTMLEFFNNLYRNMNLYIR, via the coding sequence ATGGAACAATTGATAATAGATTTAGCCCAGGACGCATTGATGACTGTTATAAAGGTTTCAGCCCCGATGCTCTTAATGGGACTTATCGTGGGATTGGCAGTGAGTATATTTCAAACGACTACTTCTATACAGGAGCCTACTTTGGCCTTTATACCCAAAATCTTAGCGGTCCTAGCTGCAATTTTAATATTTGGACCATGGATGCTCACAACAATGCTAGAGTTTTTTAATAATTTATATAGGAATATGAATCTTTATATTCGTTAA